One segment of Bradyrhizobium sp. WD16 DNA contains the following:
- a CDS encoding ligase-associated DNA damage response DEXH box helicase, whose translation MSSRPTAEPASSPLLPPLFSQWFLARGWTPRAHQLALLETAGQGRSALLIAPTGAGKTLAGFLPSLVELSGAAAGKGRRVSGQDGAGQSNGLHTLYISPLKALAVDIARNLEAPIEGMKLPVRLETRTGDTPVSRRARQRRYPPDILLTTPEQLALLLASDDAPFLFGSLRRIVLDELHALVTSKRGDLLSLGLARLHRLAPRCSAVGLSATVADPDALRRFLVPQRDGDACMADLVVAEGGAQPIVDMLDSRERLPWAGHSARHALGEIYELIRRHKTTLVFVNTRSQAEMLFQELWRMNDDGLAIALHHGSLDVAQRRKVEDAMAAGRLRAVVCTSSLDLGIDWGDIDLVVNVGAPKGASRLMQRIGRANHRLDEPSRAVLVPANRFEVLECRAAIDAVAENAQDTPPPRRGALDVLAQHVLGCACAEPFLADALYDEVRAAAPYAALARSDFDDVIDFVATGGYALKSYERFARIRLDKEGRWRVANPAVRQSYRLNVGTIVEEQMLKVRLVRARRGGSGATGPVGRGGRLLGEIEEYFIEALSVGDTFVFGGEIVRFEALVEDEAYVSRAHDADPRVPSYMGGKFPLSTYLAERVRHLLAEPRAWAVLPDQVRDWLKLQARHSRVPGPRELVVETFPRADKHYLVCYPFEGRLAHQTLGMLLTRRLERARARPLGFVANEYALAVWCLGDLSAMIRQRRLDLDALFDADMLGDDLEAWLAESALMKRTFRSCAIISGLIPRRFTGEEKTRRQVLFSTDLVYDVLRRHQPDHVLLRAARADAATGLLDLRRLGDMLARIRHHVTHRELDKISPLAVPVMLEIGREAVYGEASDELLAEAAAGLVEEAMS comes from the coding sequence ATGAGCTCTCGCCCGACCGCTGAGCCGGCGTCGTCGCCCCTTCTGCCGCCGTTGTTTTCGCAATGGTTTTTGGCGCGGGGCTGGACGCCGCGCGCGCACCAGCTGGCGCTGCTCGAGACGGCGGGACAGGGGCGCTCGGCGCTGCTGATCGCCCCGACCGGAGCCGGCAAGACCCTCGCCGGCTTCCTGCCGAGCCTGGTCGAGCTGTCCGGCGCCGCCGCTGGCAAAGGCCGTCGGGTGTCCGGACAGGACGGCGCGGGACAGAGCAACGGCCTGCATACGCTGTATATTTCACCGCTGAAGGCGCTGGCCGTCGATATCGCCCGCAATCTGGAGGCGCCGATCGAAGGCATGAAGCTGCCGGTCCGGCTCGAGACCCGCACCGGCGACACGCCGGTGTCGCGCCGCGCCCGCCAGCGCAGATACCCGCCCGACATCCTGCTGACGACGCCCGAGCAACTCGCTTTGCTGCTGGCCTCCGACGATGCGCCCTTCCTGTTCGGCTCGCTGCGGCGGATCGTGCTCGACGAGCTCCATGCCCTGGTCACCTCCAAGCGCGGCGATCTCCTGTCGCTCGGTCTGGCGCGGCTCCACCGGCTGGCGCCACGCTGTTCCGCCGTCGGCCTCTCCGCCACCGTTGCGGATCCGGATGCCCTGCGCCGCTTCCTGGTGCCGCAGCGCGACGGCGACGCCTGCATGGCCGATCTCGTCGTCGCCGAGGGCGGGGCGCAGCCGATCGTCGACATGCTGGACAGCCGCGAGCGGCTGCCCTGGGCGGGGCATTCGGCGCGCCATGCGCTGGGCGAGATCTACGAACTCATCCGCCGCCACAAGACGACACTGGTCTTCGTCAACACCCGCAGCCAGGCCGAGATGCTGTTCCAGGAGTTGTGGCGAATGAACGACGACGGCCTCGCCATCGCCCTGCACCACGGCTCGCTCGATGTCGCCCAGCGTCGCAAGGTCGAGGACGCCATGGCGGCCGGCCGGCTGCGCGCCGTGGTCTGCACCTCCTCGCTCGATCTCGGCATCGATTGGGGCGACATCGATCTCGTCGTCAACGTCGGCGCGCCCAAGGGCGCCTCGCGGCTGATGCAGCGGATCGGACGCGCCAATCATCGCCTCGATGAACCTTCGCGGGCGGTCCTGGTGCCGGCCAACCGCTTCGAGGTGCTCGAATGCCGCGCCGCCATCGATGCCGTCGCGGAGAACGCCCAGGATACGCCGCCGCCGCGCCGCGGCGCCCTCGACGTCCTCGCCCAGCATGTCCTCGGCTGCGCCTGTGCCGAGCCTTTCCTCGCCGATGCGCTCTACGACGAGGTGCGCGCCGCGGCGCCCTATGCCGCGCTGGCACGCAGCGATTTCGACGACGTCATCGATTTCGTCGCCACCGGCGGCTACGCCTTGAAGAGCTACGAGCGTTTCGCCCGCATCCGTCTCGACAAGGAAGGTCGCTGGCGGGTGGCCAATCCGGCCGTGCGCCAGAGCTATCGTCTCAATGTCGGCACCATCGTCGAAGAGCAGATGCTCAAGGTGCGGCTGGTGCGCGCACGCCGCGGCGGCAGCGGCGCCACCGGCCCGGTCGGGCGCGGCGGCCGCCTGCTCGGCGAGATCGAGGAGTATTTCATCGAGGCGCTGAGCGTCGGCGACACCTTCGTGTTCGGCGGCGAGATCGTGCGGTTCGAGGCGCTCGTCGAGGACGAGGCCTATGTCTCCCGCGCCCATGACGCCGATCCCAGGGTGCCGTCGTATATGGGGGGCAAGTTTCCGCTGTCGACCTATCTCGCTGAGCGCGTCCGTCATCTGCTCGCCGAGCCGCGCGCCTGGGCCGTGCTGCCCGACCAGGTGCGCGACTGGCTCAAGCTGCAAGCGCGCCACTCGCGGGTGCCGGGACCGCGTGAACTCGTGGTCGAGACCTTCCCGCGCGCCGACAAGCACTACCTCGTCTGCTATCCATTCGAAGGCCGGCTCGCCCATCAGACGCTCGGCATGCTGCTGACGCGCCGTCTCGAGCGCGCCCGTGCCCGCCCGCTCGGCTTCGTCGCCAACGAATATGCCCTGGCGGTGTGGTGCCTCGGCGATCTCTCCGCCATGATCCGGCAGCGGCGCCTCGATCTCGACGCGCTGTTCGACGCCGACATGCTCGGCGACGACCTCGAGGCCTGGCTCGCCGAATCGGCGCTGATGAAGCGTACCTTCCGCAGCTGCGCGATCATCTCGGGGCTCATTCCGCGTCGCTTCACCGGCGAGGAGAAGACGCGGCGCCAGGTGCTGTTCTCGACCGACCTCGTCTACGACGTGCTGCGCCGTCATCAGCCCGACCACGTGCTGCTGCGCGCCGCGCGGGCCGATGCCGCGACCGGCCTGCTCGACCTGCGCCGCCTCGGCGACATGCTGGCGCGCATCCGTCATCACGTCACCCATCGGGAACTCGACAAGATCTCGCCGCTGGCGGTCCCGGTGATGCTCGAAATCGGCCGCGAGGCGGTCTACGGCGAGGCCTCCGACGAACTGCTGGCCGAGGCCGCCGCCGGTCTCGTCGAGGAGGCGATGTCGTAA
- a CDS encoding outer membrane protein has translation MKKILIAAALVGTGVSAQAADLATKAPIYKAPVLAAYNWTGFYLGVNAGVGFGRSYTQLSNSIAGAGADSQNRLGGLGALGGGQIGYNWQYGNILGFNNVVFGLEADIQGTSFRDDRTCAIECVGALGVAYDQKLDWFGTVRGRVGLASGPVLTYFTGGFAYGGVKTTITDFAAPALATTFSDTRTGWTIGSGVEAALGGNWTGKIEYLYLDLGTQTGTALLPNSYVYASEIREHIFRLGLNYRIGGTGLYAPEPVANWAGWYIGGNFGGATALNRSSLVSQPTPPLLVNEQFNLTPDGWLGGGQVGYNWQAANWVFGLEADIQGSTQKDDKVCAVVCAAPITFAAFDQKMQWFGTVRGRIGYSVGSTLFYATGGFAYGGVKTHVAGVFGVPFDQTFSRTRTGYTVGGGIESPFDVFGLFGRNWTAKTEYLFIDLGRADDFVSVAGATGFAFSTKVQEHVMRTGLSYHFNSPVIAKY, from the coding sequence ATGAAGAAGATTTTGATCGCGGCGGCGCTGGTCGGCACCGGGGTGAGCGCGCAGGCTGCCGATTTGGCCACCAAGGCGCCGATCTACAAGGCGCCGGTGCTCGCCGCCTACAACTGGACCGGCTTTTATCTCGGCGTGAATGCCGGCGTCGGTTTCGGCCGCAGCTACACCCAGCTGAGCAATTCGATCGCTGGCGCCGGTGCCGACTCGCAGAACCGGCTCGGCGGCCTCGGTGCCCTGGGCGGCGGTCAGATCGGCTACAACTGGCAATACGGCAACATCCTCGGCTTCAACAATGTGGTGTTCGGCCTCGAGGCCGACATCCAGGGCACGAGCTTCCGTGACGACCGTACCTGCGCCATTGAATGCGTCGGCGCTCTGGGCGTCGCCTACGACCAGAAGCTCGACTGGTTCGGCACCGTCCGCGGCCGCGTCGGTCTCGCCTCGGGCCCGGTGCTGACCTACTTCACCGGCGGCTTCGCCTATGGCGGCGTCAAGACCACGATCACCGACTTCGCGGCGCCGGCGCTCGCCACCACCTTCAGCGACACCCGCACCGGCTGGACCATCGGCTCCGGCGTCGAGGCGGCGCTGGGCGGCAACTGGACCGGCAAGATCGAATATCTCTATTTGGATCTCGGCACCCAGACCGGCACCGCCCTGCTGCCGAATTCCTACGTCTACGCCTCCGAGATCCGCGAGCACATCTTCCGCCTCGGCCTGAACTACCGCATCGGCGGCACCGGGCTGTACGCGCCGGAGCCGGTGGCCAACTGGGCCGGCTGGTATATCGGCGGCAACTTCGGCGGCGCCACCGCGCTCAACCGCAGCAGCCTGGTCAGTCAGCCGACCCCGCCGCTGTTGGTCAATGAGCAATTCAACCTGACGCCGGACGGTTGGCTCGGCGGCGGCCAGGTCGGCTACAACTGGCAGGCGGCGAACTGGGTGTTCGGCCTCGAAGCCGACATCCAGGGCTCGACCCAGAAGGACGACAAGGTCTGCGCCGTCGTTTGCGCAGCCCCCATCACCTTCGCGGCCTTCGACCAGAAGATGCAGTGGTTCGGCACCGTGCGCGGCCGCATCGGCTACTCGGTCGGTTCGACCCTGTTCTATGCCACCGGCGGTTTCGCCTATGGCGGCGTGAAGACCCACGTTGCCGGGGTGTTCGGCGTGCCTTTCGACCAGACCTTCAGCCGGACCCGCACCGGCTACACAGTCGGCGGCGGCATCGAATCGCCCTTCGACGTCTTCGGCCTGTTCGGCAGGAACTGGACCGCCAAGACCGAATACCTCTTCATCGACCTCGGCCGTGCCGACGACTTCGTCTCGGTCGCCGGCGCGACCGGTTTTGCCTTCTCGACCAAGGTCCAGGAGCACGTCATGCGGACCGGCCTGAGCTATCACTTCAACTCGCCGGTCATCGCGAAGTACTGA
- the ltrA gene encoding group II intron reverse transcriptase/maturase, whose amino-acid sequence MFEAMSMWRALHQMPAQAGRSGVGRGEAACGSGSDEARRPRHEPKGTGSALLLAALARENLQRAWKRVRANKGVAGVDGLDIDQTAAQLRTAWPAIREQLLSGAYRPSPVRRVAIPKPEGGERELGIPTVTDRLIQQALLQVLQPILDPTFSEHSYGFRPGRSAHDAVLAAQSYVQSGRRIVVDVDLEKFFDRVDHDILIDRLQKRIGDTGVIRLIRAYLNSGIMGDGVVRKRTMGTPQGGPLSPLLANVLLDEVDKALERRGHCFVRYADDANVYVRSRRAGDRVMALLRRLYGKLHLTVNETKSTVASVFGRKFLGYSLWVAPGGVIKRKVADKPLRTFKQRIRQLTCRSGGRSMQDVVDRLRPYVLGWKAYFRLAQTPRVWRELDQWLRHRLRAIQLKQWKRGTTMHRELLALGAKPDVARQVAANSRRWWRNSGMLLNAVLTLNWSDRLGLPRLS is encoded by the coding sequence GTGTTCGAGGCCATGTCGATGTGGCGAGCATTGCATCAGATGCCTGCGCAAGCAGGGCGGTCCGGGGTAGGACGCGGTGAAGCCGCGTGTGGCTCGGGCAGCGATGAAGCTCGTCGCCCGCGGCATGAACCGAAGGGCACAGGGTCGGCGCTGCTTTTGGCGGCTCTGGCGAGAGAGAACCTGCAACGGGCGTGGAAGCGGGTGCGGGCCAACAAAGGCGTAGCCGGTGTGGACGGTCTGGACATTGACCAGACCGCCGCGCAGCTGCGTACGGCGTGGCCGGCGATCCGCGAGCAACTGTTGTCGGGGGCGTACCGGCCCAGTCCGGTGCGACGGGTGGCGATCCCCAAGCCCGAGGGCGGCGAGCGTGAGCTCGGCATCCCGACGGTGACGGATCGTCTGATCCAGCAGGCGCTGCTGCAAGTGCTGCAGCCCATTCTTGATCCGACCTTCAGCGAGCACAGCTACGGCTTCCGGCCGGGCCGAAGCGCGCATGACGCCGTCCTTGCGGCGCAGTCATACGTGCAATCGGGCCGCCGGATCGTGGTGGACGTCGACCTGGAAAAGTTCTTTGACCGGGTCGATCACGACATCCTCATCGACCGCCTTCAGAAACGGATCGGGGACACCGGGGTCATCCGGCTGATCCGGGCGTATCTGAACAGCGGGATCATGGGCGATGGCGTGGTCCGGAAGCGAACGATGGGGACGCCGCAAGGCGGGCCGCTATCGCCGCTGCTGGCCAACGTTCTGCTCGATGAAGTGGACAAGGCGCTGGAACGTCGGGGCCATTGCTTCGTGCGCTACGCCGACGATGCGAACGTCTACGTTCGCAGCCGCCGGGCGGGTGACCGGGTGATGGCGCTGCTTCGGCGGCTCTACGGCAAGCTGCACTTGACGGTCAACGAGACCAAAAGCACAGTGGCCAGCGTGTTTGGTCGCAAGTTCCTGGGCTACAGCCTTTGGGTAGCCCCGGGCGGCGTGATCAAACGCAAGGTCGCCGACAAGCCGCTGAGGACGTTCAAGCAGCGCATCCGGCAACTGACCTGCCGCAGTGGCGGGCGCAGCATGCAGGATGTGGTGGATCGTCTGCGGCCCTATGTCCTGGGTTGGAAGGCGTACTTCCGGCTGGCGCAAACCCCACGGGTCTGGCGAGAGCTGGACCAGTGGCTGCGTCACCGGCTGCGCGCCATCCAGCTCAAGCAGTGGAAGCGCGGTACGACCATGCACAGGGAACTGCTGGCGCTGGGAGCCAAGCCTGACGTTGCACGGCAGGTGGCGGCCAACAGCCGTCGCTGGTGGCGCAACAGCGGCATGCTCCTCAACGCCGTGCTAACCCTGAACTGGTCGGACCGGTTGGGACTGCCCCGTCTCTCATGA
- a CDS encoding class I SAM-dependent methyltransferase, which translates to MPFRLMMSSGDLIADRRFDFARDLQLRGELEAAAELMEQAVELAPRFASGWFALGDMREELGQNERAIEAYRQAVAADAEDRHGARLRLIRLGAEPLGEMSAGYVRALFDQYAPKFDNALRGELRYRGPEILLQAVHGVRLRARKPVRFRRALDLGCGTGLAGQAFASLVETIDGVDLSPAMIAQAEARAVYARLAVADMLAAVSAEPDGSLDLVLAADALVYVGDLQPLFAEIARVLMPGGLFAFTVESCESGYGLGTALRYTHSAAYLKSVVDAAGLRLVELSPVSTRIDAGVPVAGLVGVAERP; encoded by the coding sequence ATGCCGTTCCGCCTGATGATGTCCTCCGGCGACTTGATCGCCGACCGCCGCTTCGACTTCGCCCGCGATCTGCAGCTGCGGGGCGAACTCGAGGCCGCCGCCGAGCTGATGGAGCAGGCGGTGGAACTGGCGCCGCGTTTCGCCTCGGGCTGGTTCGCGCTTGGCGACATGCGCGAAGAGCTCGGGCAGAACGAGCGCGCCATCGAGGCCTATCGCCAGGCCGTTGCCGCCGATGCCGAGGATCGCCATGGGGCGCGGCTGCGGCTGATCCGGCTCGGCGCCGAGCCGCTCGGGGAAATGTCGGCGGGGTATGTGCGGGCGCTGTTCGATCAGTACGCCCCGAAGTTCGACAACGCGTTGCGCGGCGAATTGCGCTACCGCGGCCCGGAGATCCTGCTGCAGGCCGTCCATGGCGTTCGCCTTCGCGCGCGCAAGCCGGTCCGGTTCCGCCGCGCCCTCGACCTCGGCTGCGGCACCGGGCTGGCGGGGCAGGCCTTCGCCTCGCTGGTCGAGACGATCGACGGGGTCGATCTGTCGCCGGCCATGATTGCCCAGGCCGAAGCGAGGGCGGTCTATGCCCGCCTTGCGGTCGCCGACATGCTGGCGGCGGTCTCGGCCGAGCCGGACGGCAGTCTCGATCTGGTGCTCGCCGCCGACGCCCTGGTCTATGTCGGCGACCTGCAGCCGCTCTTCGCCGAGATCGCCAGGGTGCTGATGCCGGGCGGCCTTTTTGCCTTTACGGTGGAATCCTGCGAGAGCGGCTACGGCCTCGGAACCGCGCTGCGCTACACCCACAGCGCGGCCTATCTGAAGAGCGTCGTGGATGCTGCCGGCCTGCGCCTCGTCGAACTGTCGCCGGTGTCGACCCGGATCGACGCCGGGGTTCCGGTGGCGGGTCTGGTCGGGGTCGCTGAACGGCCGTGA
- a CDS encoding ligase-associated DNA damage response exonuclease: protein MRPQDILSPQPEGLFCKPGGFHIDPVRPVARALITHGHSDHARAGHGAVLATRETLDLMALRYGENFAGSTQAIRYGETLKLGEVSVSFHPAGHVLGSAQILVSCGAIRIVASGDYKDAPDPTCASLEIVPCDIFITEATFGLPVFRLGPASGEIAKLLDSVRLFPERAHLVGAYSLGKAQRVIALLREAGYDAPIHLHGAMETITRYYQSRGVALGELHPARETSKAELAGTITVAPPSATTDLWTRRFPDPVTAFASGWMRVRARARQRGGQLPLVISDHADWDGLCATIGATGAGEIWVTHGQEDALVHWCKTKGLAARPLDLVGYGEEEAATAVAETADPADGAP, encoded by the coding sequence ATGCGCCCGCAGGATATTCTCTCCCCCCAGCCTGAAGGCCTGTTCTGCAAGCCCGGCGGCTTTCATATCGACCCGGTGCGGCCGGTGGCGCGCGCCCTCATCACCCATGGTCACTCCGACCACGCCCGCGCCGGTCATGGCGCGGTGCTGGCAACCCGCGAAACCCTCGACCTGATGGCGCTGCGCTATGGCGAAAATTTCGCCGGCAGCACCCAGGCCATCCGCTACGGCGAAACCTTGAAGCTCGGGGAGGTCAGCGTCAGCTTCCATCCGGCCGGCCACGTGCTCGGTTCGGCGCAGATCCTGGTGAGCTGCGGTGCCATCCGGATCGTCGCCTCGGGCGACTACAAGGACGCGCCGGACCCGACCTGCGCGTCCCTCGAGATCGTCCCCTGCGACATCTTCATCACCGAGGCGACCTTCGGCCTGCCGGTGTTCCGCCTCGGACCCGCCAGCGGCGAGATTGCCAAGCTGCTCGACTCCGTCCGGCTGTTTCCCGAGCGCGCCCATCTCGTCGGCGCCTACTCGCTCGGCAAGGCCCAGCGCGTCATCGCGCTGCTGCGCGAGGCCGGCTATGACGCGCCAATCCATCTGCACGGCGCGATGGAGACGATCACGCGCTATTACCAGAGCCGCGGCGTCGCGCTCGGCGAATTGCACCCGGCCCGCGAAACCAGCAAGGCGGAGCTCGCCGGCACCATCACGGTCGCGCCGCCCTCGGCGACCACGGACCTGTGGACCCGCCGCTTTCCCGATCCGGTCACCGCCTTCGCCTCCGGCTGGATGCGGGTGCGCGCCCGCGCCCGGCAGCGAGGAGGCCAACTGCCGCTGGTCATTTCCGATCATGCCGACTGGGACGGATTATGCGCGACCATCGGCGCGACCGGCGCCGGCGAGATCTGGGTCACTCATGGCCAGGAGGACGCGCTGGTGCACTGGTGCAAGACCAAAGGGCTTGCCGCCCGGCCGCTCGACCTCGTCGGCTATGGCGAAGAGGAGGCCGCGACGGCAGTGGCGGAGACGGCGGATCCCGCCGACGGCGCGCCATGA
- a CDS encoding cisplatin damage response ATP-dependent DNA ligase — MNRFAHLLDRLAYEPGRTNKLRLLTDYFREVEDPDRGWALAAITGALSFRHAKPSLIRDLIIARSDPALFALSYDYVGDLSETVALMWPRDPRATNAPPPPNLTEVVLLLGNLSKAELPAQLASWLDELDESGRWALLKLVTGAMRIGVSARLAKTAVAALGDKDAHEVELLWPGLSPPYPDLFAWLEGRADKPVTRDPAPFRPVMLAHAIDDSDFDKLDPAEFSAEWKWDGIRVQAVTGRGEDGAAVTRLYSRTGEDVTRSFPDLLPALHRPGAIDGELLVVRDGRVQSFNVLQQRLDRKSVTPKLMKDYPIHLRAYDLLGEGPDDLRALPFLARRARLEHFVASLDTSRVDLSPLVPFSTWQQLATARADPAGAGPDAEAVEGVMLKRRDAEYMPGRPKGPWWKWKRDPHVIDAVLMYAQRGHGKRSSYYSDCTFGVWTNGGDGEQLVPVGKAYFGFTDEELEEIDRFVRRHTIERFGPVREVVHDPDKGLVLEVAFEGLQPSGRHKSGVAMRFPRISRLRWDKPPREADRLETLERMLRRGNADEEPGSAIASG, encoded by the coding sequence ATGAACCGCTTCGCCCATCTGCTCGACCGCCTCGCCTACGAACCCGGCCGCACCAACAAGCTGCGCCTGCTCACCGACTATTTCCGCGAGGTCGAGGACCCCGATCGCGGCTGGGCGCTGGCGGCGATCACCGGCGCGCTGTCCTTCCGTCACGCCAAGCCTTCCCTGATCCGCGACCTGATCATCGCGCGCAGCGACCCGGCGCTATTCGCCCTGTCCTACGATTACGTCGGCGACCTGTCGGAAACGGTGGCGCTGATGTGGCCGCGCGATCCGCGCGCCACCAACGCGCCGCCGCCGCCGAACCTGACCGAAGTGGTGCTCCTGCTGGGTAATCTGTCGAAGGCTGAGCTGCCGGCGCAGCTCGCCAGCTGGCTCGATGAGCTCGACGAGAGCGGCCGCTGGGCGCTGCTCAAGCTCGTCACCGGCGCCATGCGCATCGGCGTCTCCGCGCGTCTCGCCAAGACCGCCGTCGCCGCGCTCGGCGACAAGGACGCCCATGAGGTCGAGCTGCTGTGGCCCGGCCTGTCGCCGCCCTATCCGGACCTGTTCGCCTGGCTCGAGGGACGCGCCGACAAGCCGGTGACGCGCGACCCTGCGCCGTTCCGCCCGGTGATGCTGGCGCACGCCATCGACGACAGCGATTTCGACAAGCTCGATCCGGCCGAATTCAGCGCCGAATGGAAATGGGACGGCATCCGCGTCCAGGCCGTGACCGGCCGCGGCGAGGACGGGGCTGCGGTGACGCGGCTCTATTCGCGGACCGGCGAGGACGTCACGCGCAGCTTCCCCGATCTCCTGCCCGCGCTGCATCGACCGGGCGCCATCGACGGCGAGTTGCTGGTGGTGCGTGACGGCCGGGTGCAGTCCTTCAACGTCCTGCAGCAGCGGCTCGACCGCAAGAGCGTGACGCCGAAGCTGATGAAGGACTATCCGATTCATCTGCGCGCCTACGACCTGCTCGGCGAAGGTCCCGACGATCTGCGCGCCCTGCCGTTTCTGGCCCGTCGCGCCCGCCTCGAGCATTTCGTCGCGAGCCTCGACACCAGCCGCGTCGACCTGTCGCCGCTGGTGCCGTTCTCGACCTGGCAGCAGCTCGCCACCGCGCGCGCCGACCCGGCCGGCGCCGGACCGGACGCCGAGGCGGTGGAAGGGGTGATGCTCAAGCGCCGTGATGCCGAATACATGCCCGGCCGGCCGAAGGGGCCGTGGTGGAAATGGAAACGCGACCCGCACGTCATCGATGCGGTGCTGATGTATGCCCAGCGCGGTCATGGCAAACGCTCGTCCTACTACTCCGACTGCACCTTCGGCGTCTGGACCAATGGCGGGGACGGCGAACAGCTGGTGCCGGTGGGCAAGGCCTATTTCGGTTTCACCGATGAGGAGCTCGAGGAGATCGACCGCTTCGTCCGCCGCCACACCATCGAACGTTTCGGTCCGGTACGCGAAGTGGTGCATGATCCCGACAAGGGGCTGGTGCTGGAAGTCGCCTTCGAGGGGCTGCAGCCCTCCGGCCGGCACAAGTCCGGCGTCGCCATGCGTTTTCCCCGCATCAGCCGTCTGCGCTGGGACAAACCGCCGCGCGAGGCCGACCGGCTCGAGACCCTCGAGCGCATGCTCAGGCGGGGGAATGCCGACGAGGAGCCCGGTTCGGCGATCGCGTCGGGCTGA
- a CDS encoding acetate--CoA ligase family protein: MVMVGFGGVAAEIYQDVVFRPAPVTVAQAGEMIDQLKAAARLDGFRGAAQADRAALAELIVQLSSQVAMAVNHVVAEIDLNPVMVHSDGDGVSIIDALVVAALEQVAE, translated from the coding sequence ATGGTGATGGTCGGCTTCGGCGGTGTCGCCGCGGAGATCTACCAGGACGTAGTCTTTCGTCCCGCGCCGGTCACCGTGGCGCAGGCCGGGGAGATGATCGATCAGCTCAAGGCAGCCGCGCGGCTCGACGGCTTCCGCGGCGCTGCGCAGGCGGACCGCGCTGCGCTCGCCGAGCTGATCGTGCAACTCTCCTCGCAGGTGGCAATGGCGGTGAACCATGTGGTGGCGGAGATCGACCTCAACCCGGTGATGGTCCACAGCGACGGCGACGGCGTCTCGATCATCGATGCGCTGGTCGTCGCAGCCCTCGAGCAGGTGGCGGAGTAG
- a CDS encoding enoyl-CoA hydratase, giving the protein MTDIVLQHFDRGLLTITMNRPDRRNALNPEMTRALVEAARRAAEDGEVRAVLLRGAGGTFCVGGDVKVMAAGGAPLSLEAKVTQLRRAMEVSRILHVMQKPVIAQIDGAAAGAGLSMALACDLRIASASAKITTAFAKVGYSGDYGGTYFLTRMLGSAKARELYLLSPVLTAEEALALGMVTRVVPDAEIDRAAHELALSLAQGPSVTLGYIKKNINNAETLPLEACFDAEALHHSRCSETEDHKEAAKAFVEKRAAVFNGR; this is encoded by the coding sequence ATGACCGATATCGTCCTTCAGCATTTCGACCGCGGACTTCTGACCATCACCATGAATCGGCCGGACCGGCGCAATGCGCTCAATCCCGAAATGACGCGCGCGCTCGTCGAGGCGGCGCGACGGGCCGCGGAAGACGGTGAAGTGCGCGCCGTGCTTCTCAGGGGCGCCGGCGGCACCTTCTGCGTCGGCGGCGACGTCAAGGTGATGGCGGCGGGCGGCGCGCCGCTGTCGCTGGAGGCCAAGGTGACGCAGCTGCGCCGCGCCATGGAGGTGTCGCGCATCCTGCACGTGATGCAGAAGCCGGTGATCGCCCAGATCGACGGCGCCGCCGCCGGCGCCGGGCTGTCGATGGCGCTGGCCTGCGACCTGCGCATTGCCTCCGCCTCGGCGAAGATCACCACCGCCTTCGCCAAGGTCGGCTACTCCGGCGACTACGGCGGCACCTATTTCCTCACCCGCATGCTCGGCAGCGCCAAGGCGCGCGAACTCTACCTGCTCTCGCCGGTGCTGACGGCCGAGGAAGCGCTCGCGCTCGGCATGGTGACGCGGGTCGTGCCCGATGCCGAGATCGACCGCGCCGCTCACGAACTGGCGCTGTCTCTGGCCCAGGGTCCGTCGGTGACCCTCGGCTATATCAAGAAGAACATCAACAATGCGGAAACGCTGCCGCTGGAGGCCTGCTTCGACGCCGAGGCGCTGCATCACTCGCGCTGTTCGGAAACCGAGGACCACAAGGAGGCTGCCAAAGCCTTCGTCGAGAAGCGCGCCGCCGTCTTCAACGGTCGCTGA